A single window of Nasonia vitripennis strain AsymCx chromosome 4, Nvit_psr_1.1, whole genome shotgun sequence DNA harbors:
- the LOC100119423 gene encoding ferrochelatase, mitochondrial, whose protein sequence is MSSMNLSGLANLGKQCLKVQNSTLRPMSVAAQPKIQENAKPKTGILMLNMGGPSTTDKVGEYLHRIMTDRDMIQLPVQSRLGPWIARRRTPEVQKKYQEIGGGSPILKWTNIQGELLCKKLDRMSPETAPHKHYVGFRYVDPLTDDTLEKIEEDGIQRTVLFSQYPQYSCATSGSSFNAIYKYYKTRKFPENQKWSIIDRWSTHPLLIKTFAERIKAELKEFPESIRKDVIILFSAHSLPLKAVNRGDPYPGEVGATVQLVMEELKFCNPYNLVWQSKVGPLPWLGPFTDEALKGYKKQGKNNFILVPIAFVNEHIETLHEMDIEYCEELRQELKIDTIRRAKAPNDHPLFIEALADIVSTHLKSDKLVTPKFLNRCPHCVNQNCADSKNWFSKICKA, encoded by the exons ATGAGCAGCATGAATCTGTCTGGACTTGCAAACTTGG GTAAGCAATGCCTGAAGGTGCAAAATTCTACTTTGCGACCCATGTCTGTGGCTGCGCAGCCAAAGATTCAAGAGAATGCAAAGCCAAAAACTGGTATTTTGATGTTGAACATGGGAGGACCATCGACAACAGATAAGGTTGGAGAATATTTACATAGGATTATGACTGACCGTGACATGATTCAGCTTCCAGTGCAAAG CCGCCTAGGACCATGGATTGCTCGAAGGCGTACTCCAGAGGTTCAAAAGAAGTACCAAGAAATTGGAGGTGGTTCTCCAATTCTCAAATGGACAAACATTCAAGGTGAATTGTTATGCAAGAAATTGGATCGGATGTCTCCAGAAACAGCACCACACAAGCATTATGTTGGTTTTAGATATGTAGATCCATTGACTGATGACACATTAGAGAAAATCGAAGA GGATGGAATTCAGCGAACAGTTTTATTCTCACAGTATCCGCAGTACAGTTGTGCTACCTCAGGATCTAGTTTTAAtgcaatttataaatattacaaaaccag AAAGTTTCCAGAAAACCAAAAATGGAGTATTATCGACAGATGGTCTACACATCCTCTTCTAATTAAAACCTTTGCAGAACGCATAAAAGCAGAGTTAAAAGAATTTCCAGAAAGCATAAGGAAGGATGTCATTATATTGTTTTCAGCACACTCGCTTCCTCTTAAG gcAGTAAACCGAGGTGATCCATATCCGGGAGAAGTCGGTGCGACAGTGCAACTAGTGATGGAAGAATTAAAATTCTGCAACCCATACAACTTGGTGTGGCAGTCAAAG gTCGGACCGTTACCCTGGTTGGGTCCTTTCACAGATGAGGCGTTGAAGGGTTACAAAAAGCAGGGGAAGAACAACTTTATTTTGGTTCCCATTGCATTCGTCAATGAGCACATTGAAACTTTACATGAAATGGATATCGAGTATTGCGAAGAATTGCGACAAGAG CTAAAAATTGACACTATTAGGAGGGCAAAGGCTCCTAATGATCATCCGCTCTTTATCGAAGCATTGGCCGATATAGTGTCCACTCACTTGAAGTCTGATAAATTAGTGACGCCAAAGTTCCTCAACAGATGTCCGCACTGTGTCAATCAAAATTGCGCAGATAGCAAAAATTGGTTTTCTAAAATATGCAAGGCATAA
- the LOC100119460 gene encoding EEF1A lysine methyltransferase 2, which produces MAEKPTEELTPSDLGTLEYWERTYSLEIDNFEDHGDVGEVWFGTDSSAKVVRFVTTKLNLSKETDKIIDLGCGNGMMLVDLAKAGFKRLTGVDYSQKAIDLAKKVLKEEGFPEVDLRVHDIVDPAGTAEDFVFRLAHDKGTYDAVSLHPDNPKENREKYIKNLHKILEDKGVLALTSCNWTKAELIEHFKDYFEFSTELPTKTFSFGGQTGNTITQLVFIKKLRQINK; this is translated from the exons ATGGCTGAGAAACCAACGGAGGAGCTGACTCCTTCCGACTTAGGGACGCTGGAGTA TTGGGAGAGGACCTATTCCCTGGAAATCGACAACTTCGAAGATCACGGCGACGTAGGCGAGGTGTGGTTTGGCACTGACAGCTCGGCAAAAGTCGTAAG GTTCGTAACAACAAAGTTAAACCTATCGAAAGAAACCGACAAAATAATCGATCTTGGCTGCGGTAATGGAATGATGCTAGTGGATCTGGCGAAAGCAGGCTTCAAGCGTCTCACGGGCGTGGACTACTCCCAAAAAGCTATAGATCTGGCGAAAAAAGTCCTGAAGGAGGAGGGATTCCCCGAAGTCGATCTCAGGGTCCACGACATCGTCGATCCCGCAGGTACAGCCGAGGATTTCGTCTTCAGATTAGCTCACGACAAAGGTACCTACGATGCCGTCAGTCTGCATCCGGATAATCCAAAGGAGAATCGCGAgaagtatattaaaaatttacacaAGATTCTAGAGGATAAGGGCGTTCTCGCTCTAACGAGCTGCAATTGGACCAAGGCTGAGCTGATCGAGCATTTCAAGGATT ATTTTGAATTCTCGACTGAGTTGCCGACGAAAACGTTCTCCTTCGGAGGCCAGACAGGAAACACGATTACTCAGCTggtgtttataaaaaaattacgacaaataaataaatag